The Desulfobacterales bacterium DNA segment CGATAAATACACTTACCGAATTGTATGGTCAGCGGAGGATGATAGTCATATCGCAAGATGCTTGGAGTTTCCATCCTTGTCGGCTCATGGCGATACACCAGCCAAGGCTTTAAGCGAGATAGAATTCGTTGTAAACGAAACGATTAAATGGCTACTGGAGGAAGGTGAGCCTGTGCCGGTGCCATTTGGAATGAAACCTTTTCGTGGCCATTTAACATTGAGGATTCCGGCTGAAAAGCACCGCGAGATTGTTATCAGATCGGCAGAAGAGGGGGTTTCGGTCAATAAGTTTATTCTGTCTAAATTGTAAGATACCCATTGAAAGACATGGGCATACTTGACGAAAACCCCTGGGCAGTTCTATCTCAGATAAAAATGAGAAAAGAATTTGAGATGCTTCTGACGATTCCCGGCATCGGCAAGATTCTTGGCTTAACCATCATGCTTGAAGTCGGCGACATCAATCGTTTATTACTCTTCGTACTGCCGTTGTGTCGGTAGCAATAAAATTTCCAACGGGAAAAAAGGAGAGAATAACAAAAGGAACGGCAACAAATACCTCGCCTGGGCCTATGTGGAAGCGGCGAATTTCGCCACCCGGTATTGCAGCTCCGCGCAAAGGTTTTATCAGCGTAAACGGGCGGAGAAAAATGGAATCGTGGCCGTAAAGGCGCTTAGCTGTCACCTCCGGCCAAGTATGGACCCGCCCTCCGCCGGAAATCGGCCCCACCTAAACGCTGGCGATAATCTTTACCGTTGTCACCTGTCGAGAAAATGGGGGGCTTGTTGGATTTGCGAGCCGGAATCAATACGAATAGAGATGAAGCCAATGGAACCGGAATCAATCCGGAACGATGTTTCGGCGGACATT contains these protein-coding regions:
- a CDS encoding toxin-antitoxin system HicB family antitoxin, with the translated sequence MENNVDKYTYRIVWSAEDDSHIARCLEFPSLSAHGDTPAKALSEIEFVVNETIKWLLEEGEPVPVPFGMKPFRGHLTLRIPAEKHREIVIRSAEEGVSVNKFILSKL
- a CDS encoding transposase, with product MGILDENPWAVLSQIKMRKEFEMLLTIPGIGKILGLTIMLEVGDINRLLLFVLPLCR